One stretch of Akkermansia sp. RCC_12PD DNA includes these proteins:
- a CDS encoding multicopper oxidase domain-containing protein, with protein MFRIVHYLFLLLCLYGYVFHSPAQAETVEYDLYVRNTPVNFTGTARPAMSINGSIPGPVLHFTEGDTAVIRVHNMMDTETSFHWHGLLVPNDQDGVPYLTSAPVKPHTTHTYTFPIIQNGTYWYHSHSGLQEQSGLYGAFVVHKRRNDPARRAEDTLPEYTLVLSDWTNENPNEVNRKLHTGSDWFSIRKGSVQSYWEALRAGYLGTKLTSEWKRMNPMDVSDVYYERFLLNGSPHASLPRLKAGDRVRLRIVNGASSTYFWLRYSGGKIRVVASDGKDVVPVDVDRMIIAVSETYDVILTVPETGRAFEFQATAEDTTGSSSLWLGHGEKQPLRPFPKLNYFKNMKRMNGMMTMGGSMKMMNMGSGSMPGMKHMNHNMSGGMDSPRAGGMHMMSMSSGSSHGKHHAEDMQEDEGEVTLTYDMLRSLAKTNLPSGVPVKELHFQLSGNMNRYVWSINGRTLSETDRIMIREGQNVRIILTNNTMMRHPMHLHGHFFRLVNKQGDFSPLKFTVDIQPMATQVIEFNAAEKTRGNWFFHCHILYHMMSGMGRIFTYEDSPPNPQLPHPRQALQHVYAMDRKWYLTVNNDFASNGNIGDLEFGGTRWSIQGEWQTGYKDTRGYEAEARLGRYIGEKQWLYPYIGMDWTYRKGEAGERNMFRQTTRKDRELDGTLGTRYTLPLLLVADARIDTDGKVRLQLERDDIPLTSRLRLSFSLNTDRDYSVGLHYILTPHVSISTNYDNNLHWGVGLMLTY; from the coding sequence ATGTTCAGGATTGTGCATTATTTATTCCTCCTCCTTTGCCTTTACGGGTACGTCTTCCATTCCCCGGCCCAGGCAGAGACGGTGGAGTACGACCTGTATGTGCGGAATACCCCCGTCAATTTCACGGGAACGGCGCGTCCCGCCATGAGCATCAACGGCAGCATTCCCGGTCCCGTGCTGCATTTTACGGAGGGGGACACGGCAGTGATCCGGGTGCACAACATGATGGATACGGAGACGTCCTTCCACTGGCACGGCCTTCTGGTGCCCAATGACCAGGACGGCGTGCCCTACCTGACTTCCGCACCCGTGAAGCCCCATACCACCCATACTTATACTTTTCCCATTATCCAGAACGGCACGTACTGGTACCATTCCCACAGCGGTCTTCAGGAGCAGAGCGGACTGTACGGAGCCTTCGTCGTCCACAAGCGCAGGAACGATCCGGCGCGCAGAGCGGAGGACACCCTGCCGGAATACACCCTGGTTTTAAGCGACTGGACCAATGAGAATCCGAACGAGGTGAATAGAAAACTCCATACGGGGTCCGACTGGTTTTCCATCCGGAAGGGGAGCGTGCAGAGCTACTGGGAGGCGCTCCGGGCCGGCTATTTGGGCACCAAGCTGACCAGCGAATGGAAACGCATGAACCCGATGGACGTCAGCGACGTGTATTACGAACGCTTCCTGCTCAACGGGAGCCCGCATGCTTCCCTGCCCCGTTTGAAGGCCGGGGACCGCGTGCGGCTGCGCATCGTGAACGGGGCTTCCTCCACTTATTTCTGGCTCAGATATTCCGGCGGGAAAATCCGCGTCGTGGCCAGCGACGGCAAGGACGTGGTCCCCGTGGACGTTGACCGGATGATTATTGCCGTTTCAGAAACCTACGATGTGATCCTGACCGTGCCGGAAACAGGCAGGGCTTTCGAGTTCCAGGCGACGGCGGAGGATACCACCGGGTCTTCCTCACTGTGGCTGGGGCATGGGGAGAAGCAGCCCCTGCGTCCCTTTCCCAAGCTGAATTATTTCAAGAACATGAAGAGGATGAACGGCATGATGACCATGGGCGGGAGCATGAAGATGATGAACATGGGCTCCGGCTCCATGCCCGGCATGAAGCACATGAATCATAACATGTCCGGAGGTATGGATTCTCCCCGTGCGGGTGGCATGCACATGATGTCCATGTCTTCTGGCAGTTCCCATGGAAAGCATCATGCGGAGGACATGCAGGAAGACGAAGGAGAGGTTACGCTGACGTACGATATGCTGAGGTCCCTCGCAAAAACGAACCTCCCCTCCGGCGTTCCCGTGAAGGAACTGCATTTTCAACTGAGCGGAAATATGAACCGCTACGTCTGGAGCATCAACGGCAGGACACTGTCGGAAACGGACCGGATCATGATCCGGGAGGGTCAGAATGTCCGCATCATCCTGACCAATAATACGATGATGAGGCACCCCATGCACCTGCACGGGCATTTTTTCCGCCTGGTCAACAAGCAGGGGGATTTTTCCCCGCTGAAGTTCACGGTGGACATCCAGCCCATGGCCACGCAGGTGATTGAGTTCAATGCCGCGGAGAAGACGCGGGGCAACTGGTTTTTCCACTGCCACATCCTGTACCACATGATGAGCGGCATGGGGCGTATTTTCACGTATGAGGATTCGCCGCCCAATCCCCAGCTTCCCCATCCCCGCCAGGCGCTCCAGCACGTTTACGCAATGGACCGTAAATGGTACCTGACCGTAAATAATGATTTTGCCTCTAACGGGAATATAGGGGATCTGGAGTTCGGCGGCACGCGCTGGAGCATCCAGGGAGAGTGGCAGACAGGATACAAGGATACCCGCGGGTATGAAGCTGAAGCGCGCCTGGGCAGGTACATCGGAGAAAAGCAGTGGCTTTATCCCTACATCGGCATGGATTGGACATACAGGAAGGGCGAGGCCGGGGAACGCAACATGTTCCGCCAGACCACCAGGAAGGACCGTGAACTGGACGGCACCCTGGGAACACGGTACACGCTGCCTCTGCTGCTGGTGGCGGACGCCCGCATTGATACCGACGGGAAGGTGCGTCTCCAGCTTGAACGGGAC
- a CDS encoding L-dopachrome tautomerase-related protein: MKAFIISTCISLSAMCASFSQEARSESGIEPVASFKGAQVTGVTVTDKGRIFVNFPRWHETIPCSVAEVDRQGNFKPYPDEKTNRWEKGKTQDGDAFVCVQSVVADRDRLYIIDTKNPMIGTTVATPTLYVYDLNTNKLIRKYPLSESTKPKSYVNDLRVDREHGKIYFTDSNEPGLIVLDIKSGENYRMLDNHSYTTAEQDHITVNGRRHDGKVHSDGIALDKKNGILYFHALTGRTLYGIPVRQLIDRRIDEKKITKMKTPSPDGMIMDSRGNLYMGDLENNSIVYLTPDRKSIRTLASGKEISWPDTFSIHDGYLYFTNSRIQEAQGDISDMVFTLEKVKLPE; the protein is encoded by the coding sequence ATGAAAGCCTTCATCATTTCAACCTGCATCTCTCTGTCAGCCATGTGCGCCTCCTTTTCTCAAGAAGCCCGTTCGGAATCCGGAATTGAACCCGTTGCTTCATTCAAGGGAGCCCAGGTAACCGGAGTCACGGTCACGGACAAGGGCAGAATCTTCGTCAACTTTCCCCGCTGGCATGAAACAATACCTTGCTCCGTGGCGGAGGTGGACCGGCAGGGAAACTTCAAACCCTATCCGGACGAGAAAACCAACCGGTGGGAAAAGGGAAAAACACAAGATGGAGACGCGTTCGTATGCGTGCAGTCCGTCGTTGCCGACAGAGACCGGCTTTACATCATTGATACGAAAAACCCGATGATAGGAACCACGGTGGCGACACCCACCTTGTACGTCTACGACCTCAACACCAACAAGCTGATCAGGAAATACCCACTCTCGGAATCGACCAAACCCAAGTCCTATGTCAACGACCTGCGCGTGGACCGGGAGCACGGCAAAATCTACTTTACGGACTCGAACGAACCCGGACTGATCGTGCTGGACATCAAGAGCGGAGAAAACTACCGCATGCTGGACAACCACTCCTACACGACCGCGGAGCAGGACCACATCACCGTCAACGGCAGGCGGCACGACGGGAAAGTCCATTCCGACGGCATAGCTCTGGATAAAAAGAACGGTATCCTCTATTTCCATGCCTTGACGGGCAGGACCCTGTACGGAATACCGGTGCGCCAGTTGATAGACCGCCGGATAGACGAGAAAAAAATCACCAAAATGAAAACGCCTTCGCCCGACGGCATGATCATGGACAGCCGGGGCAACCTCTATATGGGTGATCTGGAAAACAACAGCATCGTGTACCTCACTCCGGACCGCAAAAGCATCCGGACACTTGCCTCCGGAAAGGAAATCAGCTGGCCGGACACATTCAGCATCCATGACGGATACCTCTACTTCACCAACTCCCGCATCCAGGAAGCCCAGGGCGACATTTCCGACATGGTATTTACCCTGGAAAAGGTCAAACTGCCGGAATAA
- a CDS encoding autotransporter domain-containing protein: MNGSFAGEGDLMLVAANKNADYASKFVLGSQESNFSGNIILSQKKTQSGGAILQITGTALANATVDLSGSTNQGSNNLTLQISNAASLAGLNDADEFSGTHKGRVQSANSARADLTLTGNGDYTYGGSIGETTQYAGVNGKTTPTGGINLIMAGTGTQNLTGAVINANITAQGGILNINNSSLAYSGIITMAGGTLNFNSATLGTNAVLNMNGTGTLQNVTVDGAKLTYTESGSSFTMEGVSFTSGTIDIGGALDSLVADGQKYTFDLGSILNTNFSVTGLNSDQYNINGSTLTINEGAIASVTWVSAGADGTLEKTIKNAFTLSLDGTATNVSLGYLNGTLTTSGDKVYQIINSSETKINLAGVYNSGATLSSGNLNYQGDIWMDINGGAFGIISGGVDNVWRNNLQTSTLTGDTHVQLSGNATAEHVIGGNKQGASTTLTGSTNVTVKDNAIVAGAIIGGSTSSHNAVTIITGNTNVLVTNIQYSNNATVNLGDFSNATNQNFITGGSAWTANQVSGTTIQGSTSVTVDLSNAELSGTDGQNNFVKNIYGGSYANTKSESNGGIQKVEGNSSVSITGKEGIIFTGDIMGGSFWNWGDGTTLTTNGNTSVAIDGGSVFTGRIVGGSWRGSAWTAEDAAALPVSIGGSVTVTLGAGTYLGDIYGAGNCGTVGGDVLVSLTEGSVFGAEGEEGGIIIGGSAGATVGGDRTLEFKGSFGATDFQHTTFTQFDKINVTGEGTSATVYALTDSPSLTKTGAGDLKLGADAAGAETILGGITEGISIMEGNLNLSGANGSHMKGTLNIAAGSRLTGVTGSVTVGEGGLDGLTIALGTENIGQDTQASDAVISNGSGTGSAPNLAIAGEGLTLDLSNDAVVNLLLDHKTDDTSSYLTLTSGTLTVGNLGDIAFTTDLLTNYGIRVTGTDGGSLVLSGAATGLYRVQAEGGNAHEVNSYQTLSGYAGVVIGSGQTLTVNLAGTPGEDDGEGAKINNLIGASGSSLVVNNTGDGTAVVILNNKEMTTGEDDIDPAGQDTVMGGSITGGSNVAFIKEGTGTLTVGGTMNMETLTLREGGIVLNGAENSLGTLTLEGGGLTINGNAGIGILTATEAGGTLTIKGALDLTGTSSMDYGTITGTGSLRIQEGAELSLSGEARLSGTSVTLNGTLSLDGTGDKSILRLSGSGALALNGNTLSITSTTAGSASFSGTLQGEGTLDISGKVTQEMRTGSTAYDLNVHDGGTLVLKGTEASAGLDYRNVAVGSSGILRVEATGSGSGNANTALNLNSIDFQSGSTTEFVYNLNQADPFGSAMITADSITIGDGAQFVLANMTGNTGLGTYDNLENVVLMTADLINGLDEGASLSIGTTGLFAVYYKDAVMSRDGNNIVLNATVQQENIFTPAADSYNAAAGSNLLWEARNNLDATSQLGQLMNAVSNMITGEAPNLSGASRALAASAGSTVNALGTAQRDALREQMGWIRNRTNQMGVNPAYINEDLPYFHMWMEGTGSYAQLDTRGDESGYKLTTWGGHLRGGRGPQRLLHDGGGLHGQLRRPDGQRGGHGRRPPGQLLRQPLRPLPKQALGPHAHPDGRVERCQTQPDGGLRSGQLQDARQHQRLGNGSDV; the protein is encoded by the coding sequence TTGAACGGTTCATTTGCCGGAGAAGGAGATTTGATGCTGGTAGCGGCTAACAAGAATGCCGACTATGCCTCCAAATTTGTGCTTGGTTCCCAGGAAAGCAATTTTAGCGGGAACATTATCCTTTCCCAGAAGAAGACGCAGTCCGGAGGGGCCATTCTCCAGATTACGGGAACGGCGCTCGCCAACGCAACAGTGGATTTGTCGGGCTCAACCAATCAAGGTTCCAACAACCTGACGCTGCAAATTTCCAATGCCGCTTCTCTGGCCGGTTTGAATGATGCCGACGAATTCAGCGGAACGCATAAGGGACGCGTCCAGTCGGCCAATTCCGCCAGAGCGGATCTTACCCTGACGGGCAACGGAGATTACACGTACGGGGGAAGCATCGGGGAAACCACGCAGTACGCCGGGGTGAACGGCAAGACTACTCCCACAGGAGGAATAAATCTAATCATGGCCGGAACGGGTACGCAGAACCTGACGGGAGCCGTCATCAACGCGAATATCACGGCCCAAGGAGGCATCCTGAATATCAATAATTCTTCCCTGGCTTATTCCGGAATAATCACCATGGCAGGAGGAACGCTGAATTTCAACTCCGCCACTCTGGGAACAAATGCAGTACTGAATATGAACGGCACCGGCACATTGCAGAATGTGACTGTTGATGGAGCCAAGTTAACCTATACGGAATCCGGCTCTTCCTTTACCATGGAAGGTGTATCCTTCACTTCAGGTACTATTGACATCGGCGGCGCACTTGACAGCCTGGTGGCGGACGGTCAGAAATACACGTTCGATTTAGGGAGCATCCTTAATACGAACTTTTCCGTCACGGGGCTGAATTCGGACCAATACAACATAAACGGCTCCACGCTTACAATCAATGAAGGCGCGATAGCCAGCGTGACCTGGGTTTCGGCGGGAGCGGACGGAACGTTGGAAAAAACCATCAAAAATGCCTTTACCCTGTCGCTTGACGGAACCGCGACCAATGTCAGCCTGGGATATTTGAACGGAACCCTGACGACCAGCGGGGACAAAGTTTATCAAATCATCAACTCCAGCGAAACCAAAATCAACCTGGCCGGGGTATACAATAGTGGGGCGACCTTGTCGTCCGGCAACCTCAACTACCAGGGGGACATCTGGATGGATATTAACGGAGGGGCGTTTGGCATCATCTCCGGGGGGGTAGACAACGTATGGAGGAACAACCTCCAGACCAGCACACTGACGGGAGACACCCATGTGCAGCTCTCGGGAAACGCCACGGCGGAACACGTCATCGGCGGAAACAAGCAGGGAGCGAGCACAACTCTGACGGGCAGCACAAACGTTACCGTCAAGGATAACGCCATCGTGGCCGGAGCCATCATCGGAGGAAGCACTTCCTCCCATAATGCCGTCACCATCATCACAGGAAACACAAACGTCCTGGTCACCAATATCCAGTATAGCAACAACGCGACCGTCAACCTGGGAGACTTCAGCAACGCAACAAACCAGAACTTCATCACGGGCGGCAGCGCATGGACGGCCAACCAGGTTTCAGGGACGACAATCCAAGGCAGCACCTCGGTAACTGTTGATTTAAGCAATGCGGAACTCTCCGGCACAGACGGGCAAAACAACTTCGTCAAAAACATCTATGGGGGCAGTTACGCAAACACGAAATCCGAAAGCAACGGAGGCATACAAAAAGTGGAAGGAAACTCAAGCGTCTCCATCACCGGAAAAGAAGGAATCATCTTCACGGGAGACATCATGGGCGGCTCTTTCTGGAACTGGGGGGACGGCACCACGCTGACCACCAACGGAAATACCAGCGTCGCCATTGACGGGGGATCCGTCTTCACGGGCCGGATCGTGGGGGGGTCCTGGAGAGGAAGCGCATGGACGGCGGAAGACGCCGCGGCCCTGCCCGTCAGCATTGGCGGCAGCGTCACCGTCACCCTTGGGGCGGGGACCTACCTGGGCGACATCTACGGGGCAGGCAACTGCGGCACGGTAGGAGGCGACGTACTCGTCTCTCTGACGGAAGGAAGCGTCTTTGGAGCGGAAGGGGAAGAAGGCGGCATCATCATTGGAGGAAGCGCCGGAGCGACGGTAGGGGGAGACAGGACGCTTGAATTCAAGGGAAGCTTTGGAGCCACGGACTTCCAACACACAACCTTCACCCAATTTGACAAAATCAACGTTACCGGAGAAGGAACCTCCGCCACCGTTTATGCACTGACTGACAGCCCGTCCCTGACCAAAACCGGAGCGGGAGACCTGAAACTCGGGGCAGACGCGGCAGGAGCAGAAACCATCCTCGGCGGAATCACGGAAGGAATTTCCATCATGGAAGGCAACCTGAACCTCTCCGGAGCCAACGGCAGCCATATGAAGGGGACGTTGAATATCGCCGCCGGCTCCCGTCTGACCGGAGTCACCGGATCCGTAACTGTAGGAGAAGGAGGCCTGGACGGGCTTACCATTGCCCTTGGGACGGAAAACATCGGCCAGGATACGCAGGCATCCGACGCTGTCATCAGCAACGGCAGCGGAACGGGAAGCGCCCCGAACCTGGCCATTGCGGGAGAAGGGCTGACGCTGGACCTGAGCAACGACGCCGTTGTCAACCTTCTGCTGGACCACAAAACCGACGACACCTCCAGCTACCTGACCCTGACCAGCGGAACGCTGACCGTCGGTAACCTGGGCGACATTGCCTTCACTACCGACCTTCTGACCAACTACGGCATCCGGGTCACAGGAACGGACGGTGGCAGCCTGGTGCTCAGCGGAGCGGCCACCGGCCTCTACCGCGTGCAGGCGGAAGGAGGAAACGCTCATGAAGTCAACTCCTATCAAACGCTCTCCGGCTACGCCGGCGTTGTCATCGGCAGTGGCCAGACCTTGACGGTCAACCTGGCTGGAACTCCTGGAGAAGACGACGGCGAAGGAGCTAAAATCAACAACCTGATAGGAGCCTCCGGCAGCAGCCTGGTCGTCAACAACACCGGAGATGGCACGGCCGTCGTCATTCTCAACAACAAAGAAATGACGACGGGAGAAGACGACATTGACCCGGCCGGCCAGGATACCGTCATGGGAGGCAGCATCACGGGAGGCAGCAACGTTGCCTTCATCAAGGAAGGAACCGGGACACTGACGGTTGGAGGAACGATGAACATGGAAACCCTTACTCTGCGTGAAGGCGGCATCGTACTCAACGGCGCGGAAAACTCCCTGGGCACCCTCACGCTGGAAGGAGGCGGCCTGACCATTAACGGCAACGCCGGAATCGGAATCCTTACCGCCACGGAAGCCGGAGGCACCCTGACTATTAAGGGCGCTCTCGACCTGACCGGAACAAGCAGCATGGATTACGGCACCATCACCGGAACCGGCTCCCTCCGCATTCAGGAAGGGGCGGAACTGTCCCTGAGCGGAGAAGCCCGGCTGTCCGGAACGTCCGTCACGCTGAATGGAACTCTGAGCCTGGACGGCACGGGGGACAAGTCCATTCTGCGGCTGTCCGGTTCCGGCGCTCTGGCCTTGAACGGGAACACCCTGTCCATCACCTCCACCACGGCTGGAAGCGCCTCCTTCTCCGGCACTTTGCAGGGAGAGGGCACTCTGGACATCTCCGGAAAGGTCACTCAGGAAATGCGGACCGGGAGCACCGCGTACGACTTGAACGTGCATGACGGCGGCACGCTCGTCCTGAAGGGGACGGAGGCTTCCGCCGGACTTGACTACAGGAATGTGGCGGTGGGCTCTTCCGGCATCCTGCGCGTGGAAGCCACCGGCTCAGGCAGCGGAAACGCCAATACGGCCCTGAATCTGAACAGCATTGACTTCCAGAGCGGTTCCACCACGGAATTCGTGTATAACCTGAACCAGGCGGATCCCTTTGGCTCCGCCATGATCACGGCGGATTCCATCACCATCGGAGATGGAGCCCAGTTCGTGCTTGCCAACATGACGGGCAACACCGGCCTGGGCACGTATGATAACCTGGAAAACGTGGTGCTGATGACGGCGGACCTGATCAATGGACTGGATGAAGGTGCTTCCCTTTCCATCGGGACCACCGGGCTTTTTGCCGTGTACTACAAGGATGCCGTCATGTCCAGGGACGGGAATAACATCGTGTTGAACGCCACCGTTCAGCAGGAAAACATCTTCACTCCCGCCGCTGACTCCTACAATGCGGCAGCCGGTTCCAATCTCCTGTGGGAAGCCAGAAACAATCTGGACGCAACTTCCCAACTGGGCCAGCTCATGAATGCTGTGAGCAATATGATTACGGGGGAAGCTCCGAATCTGTCCGGTGCATCCAGAGCTCTGGCTGCGTCGGCGGGTTCCACGGTCAACGCCCTGGGTACCGCCCAGCGCGACGCGCTGAGAGAACAAATGGGATGGATACGCAACCGCACCAACCAGATGGGCGTCAACCCCGCCTACATCAACGAAGACCTCCCCTACTTCCACATGTGGATGGAAGGCACGGGCTCCTACGCCCAGCTGGACACCAGGGGTGATGAAAGCGGCTACAAGCTCACCACCTGGGGGGGGCACCTTCGGGGTGGACGTGGACCTCAGCGACTCCTTCACGATGGGGGCGGCCTTCACGGCCAACTACGGCGACCTGACGGCCAGCGCGGCGGACACGGCCGACGGCCACCTGGACAGCTACTACGCCAACCTCTTCGGCCGCTACCAAAGCAAGCGCTGGGCCCACACGCTCATCCTGACGGGCGGGTGGAACGATGCCAAACTCAACCGGACGGTGGACTACGGAGCGGGCAGCTACAGGACGCAAGGCAACACCAACGGCTGGGGAATGGGAGCGATGTATGA
- the alr gene encoding alanine racemase → MSCTSPPRAWAQIDTGALKHNLNVVRRIMPDHRLMAIVKAEAYGHGLEGVVKALDDEGCAFFGVATVAEAGRVRDAGAKTCPFILGPCFAGEREEIVLNGWRAALSSMEEAEHFNSLGRLYNKPVHVHLAVDTGMGRSGFLPSELHGLTERLKQFSFLDLEGVFSHLSAASDDISFTHGQISGFAEAVNELSKGHEYKFRHLCSSAAVFNYKVPCANMVRLGRILYGYSPMPSPHNKELRPTLTLYSRITLIRTLPGNHGVSYNHCYITKGCTKVATIGIGYADGYLQYLSNQGARVYINGQYCPVLGRITMDQIMVDVTYMDQVNTGDLVEIMGPNVSWEELTRRANTIPSNVLTSISSRVPRIYV, encoded by the coding sequence ATGAGTTGCACAAGCCCACCCCGAGCATGGGCCCAGATTGATACTGGTGCATTGAAGCACAATCTGAATGTCGTCCGCCGCATCATGCCGGACCACCGTTTGATGGCCATTGTGAAGGCGGAGGCTTACGGACACGGTCTGGAAGGCGTGGTGAAGGCTCTGGACGACGAGGGCTGCGCTTTTTTCGGGGTGGCGACCGTGGCGGAAGCCGGCCGGGTGCGGGACGCTGGGGCCAAAACGTGCCCTTTCATTCTTGGTCCCTGTTTTGCGGGAGAACGGGAGGAAATTGTCCTGAACGGCTGGCGCGCCGCCCTTTCCAGCATGGAGGAGGCGGAACATTTCAATTCCCTGGGGAGGCTGTACAACAAGCCCGTGCATGTCCATCTGGCCGTGGATACCGGCATGGGGCGCAGCGGTTTTCTGCCCAGCGAACTGCATGGCCTTACCGAAAGGCTTAAGCAATTCTCCTTCCTGGATTTGGAAGGCGTGTTTTCCCACCTTTCCGCGGCATCGGACGATATTTCCTTTACGCACGGTCAGATCAGCGGATTTGCGGAGGCGGTGAATGAACTTTCCAAGGGCCACGAGTACAAGTTCCGCCATTTGTGCAGCAGCGCGGCCGTATTCAATTACAAGGTGCCCTGTGCCAACATGGTGAGACTGGGGAGAATTCTGTACGGGTATTCTCCCATGCCGTCGCCCCACAACAAGGAACTGCGCCCCACGCTGACGCTCTACAGCCGCATTACTTTGATACGTACATTGCCGGGCAATCACGGCGTCTCCTACAACCATTGTTATATCACCAAGGGTTGCACGAAGGTAGCGACTATCGGCATCGGTTATGCGGACGGCTATCTTCAGTATTTGTCCAATCAGGGAGCGCGTGTGTATATCAACGGCCAGTACTGCCCCGTTCTGGGACGCATTACCATGGACCAGATCATGGTGGATGTAACGTACATGGACCAGGTGAATACCGGTGACCTGGTGGAGATCATGGGGCCCAATGTGAGCTGGGAGGAGCTGACGCGCCGCGCCAATACCATCCCCAGCAACGTGCTGACCAGCATCAGTTCTCGTGTTCCGCGGATTTACGTGTAA
- a CDS encoding oligopeptide/dipeptide ABC transporter ATP-binding protein, which yields MPEPLLQVNNLKMYFPVRSGIFLRQAGWVKAVDDVSFNIYPGETLGLVGESGCGKSTIGKSIVRLLKPTGGSIQFNGQNIATLSQRKMRPLRPHIQMVFQDPAESLNQRQSIGQIVAEPFVIHRMGTPAQRREWVRGLLDRVGLPDSAIDRFPFEFSGGQRQRIGIARALTLNPSLIILDEPVSALDVSVQSQVLNLLLELQEERKLSYLFIAHDLAVVKHISDRVAVMYLGKIVEMSDAETIYQAPRHAYTKALLDAIPEPDPAKANTHQPLPGDVPSPINPPLGSAFGHRIQHPAYPETVGADLTPVEIEPGHWVAPDPCSLEPEDWDKLRQR from the coding sequence ATGCCGGAACCACTCTTGCAAGTCAACAACCTGAAAATGTACTTTCCCGTCCGCTCCGGGATCTTCCTGCGCCAGGCGGGCTGGGTGAAGGCGGTGGACGACGTCTCCTTCAACATCTATCCCGGCGAAACGCTGGGGCTGGTGGGGGAATCCGGCTGCGGAAAATCCACCATCGGCAAAAGCATCGTGCGCCTGCTGAAGCCTACAGGAGGGTCCATCCAGTTCAACGGCCAGAACATTGCCACCCTTTCCCAGCGCAAAATGCGGCCCCTGCGGCCCCACATCCAGATGGTCTTCCAGGACCCTGCGGAATCCCTCAACCAGCGGCAGTCCATCGGGCAGATTGTGGCGGAACCCTTCGTCATCCACCGCATGGGCACTCCGGCGCAGCGCCGGGAATGGGTGCGCGGATTGCTGGACCGCGTGGGCCTGCCGGACAGCGCCATCGACCGCTTTCCCTTTGAATTTTCCGGCGGTCAGCGCCAGCGCATCGGCATCGCCCGCGCCCTCACGCTAAATCCCAGCCTCATCATTCTGGACGAACCCGTCTCCGCTCTGGACGTGTCCGTACAATCCCAGGTGCTCAACCTGCTCCTGGAACTCCAGGAGGAACGCAAGCTCTCCTACCTCTTCATCGCCCATGACCTAGCGGTAGTCAAACACATCTCCGACCGCGTGGCCGTCATGTACCTGGGAAAAATCGTGGAAATGTCAGACGCGGAAACCATCTACCAGGCTCCCAGGCACGCCTACACCAAGGCTCTGCTGGATGCCATTCCGGAACCGGACCCCGCTAAAGCCAACACGCACCAGCCGTTGCCGGGAGACGTACCCTCCCCCATCAATCCGCCGCTTGGTTCTGCCTTCGGCCACCGCATTCAGCACCCCGCCTATCCGGAAACCGTGGGAGCGGACCTGACGCCCGTGGAAATAGAACCGGGACACTGGGTAGCTCCGGACCCCTGCTCCCTGGAGCCGGAAGACTGGGACAAACTCCGGCAGAGGTAA